The Enhydrobacter sp. sequence CGGGTCTTGTCGACGAAGTCGAGCGCCCCGTGATCCAGCGCCTCGCTTTCGAGCGAGGGCGTCGACCGGCCGGTGAGGAACACGACCGGCCACGGCACACCCGCCTCGCGCAGGCGCTTCAGCAGGTCGAGGCCGGCCATCGCCGGCATCATCCAGTCGAGCACGACGATGTCGGCGGCGAGCCCGTTGGCGGCCGCGGCCAAAAGCCGCCAGCCGTCCGCGAAGCTCGTGACGGAAAAGCCGAGATCCTCCAGCTCGGCCGAGGCGGCGTCGCGGAAATCGACGTCGTCGTCCACCAGGATCAGTCGGATTGGCTTGGTCGCGGTGTCCACGGTCGGCACCGCACGCGCGCGCTCGGGCGCACGATTGCCTGCGATTTCGAGCATTTCGAGTCTCTCCACACACTAGCGGAGAGTTCCGTACCCCTACGGAAGTGCCCCCGCCCCCGCCCGTCTAATAACCAAATTTGCCCGCACACGGAAAGCGAAAAGTTCGAGTGCCGGAACTACCGGTTGCGGCGTTGTCCCATTGAAATCGCTGCAAATTTCTGCGATGAACACCGGTTTCGCGCGATTGTGACAATTTTGCGCCCTCCTTCCCTTTCCGTCAGGGCAGAAGATATCTTGCCAGCAGAGGCGTCGGTGCTGGCCAAGAGAGCGCAGACTCTCGCTGAGTGGGGGTATTCGGCTGAATGATGAATTACATGGGGCCATCGCGGACCGTGGCTAGCTGTGGGCCCAGCCTGACCGGTCACCACCGGCCAATCGATCTTGTCCTGGTCGACGACGACGACGATTTCCGCGAAGCCGCCTCCGGCGAGCTGGAAGATCTCGGTTTCACGGTAAGAAGCTTCGCCGACGGCGCCGACATGCTGGCGGCCTTCGCGCGCGGCATGCGGGCCGACGTGATCGTGCTCGACTGGTACATGCCGGCCATGATGGGCATCGACGTGCTGGCGCATGCCCGCCGGGCGGGCAACTGGCTGCCGGTCGTGTTCCTGACTGGTCATTCGACCGCCGGTCTCAAGGAGATGGCGCTCAAGGGCGGCGCCATCGACTTCATGGACAAGACCGGCGGCATCCCGAGCCTCGCCGAGCGCCTGCACGCGTTGCTGGAGACCTCGAAGGTCTCGAGCTGACGACCCGCCCGCCGGGCGGCCAGCCTAGAAGTGCATCGCCGCATAGAGCGCAGCGACGAACAGGACGCCCAACGTCAGGATCGTCCAGGTCGCTAGTCCGGATCTATGCCGTGGGCCGCCGTGCAAGGGGGCGTCTTTCAGCGTCGGGATCGGCGGGACGCTGCCGGCAGGCAGCCAAGCCACCAAGCGTGCGGCAATGGCGGTCGCATCCGACGCCGTCCAGTTTCCCTCGGGAAGGCCCGCGATCGTGCCAGCGAACGATCGGATGGCCGCGTTTCGCGGCAGGTCGGCCAGGCGGGCCGCCTCCTGCCACGGGTCGAAGCCCAGCCGCGTCAGGGCCGACAGCACTGTCAGCGGGCCGGTCTTCTCCTCGCCGATCGCGGCGAAGAGGAACTCGTTGTACTGCGAGTGGCCGAGGGAATATTCCGGACGCAGGGCCATGCGCGCCTCCCGGTTACGAACGCGGCCGGGGTCTAGAACCCCATACCGCCCATGCCCCCCATCCCGGCCGACGGCGCGGGCGGGGTCGGCTCCGGCCGCTCGCCGATCATCGCCTCGGTGGTGATCAGCAGCCCCGCCACCGAGGCCGCACCTTCCAGCGCCGTGCGCACGACCTTGGTCGGGTCGATGATGCCCGCCTTGATCATGTCGACATACTCGTCCTTCTGGGCATTGAAGCCGAGATGGACGTCCTTCTGGTCGAGCAGCCGGCCGGCCACCACCGCGCCGTCGAAGCCGGCGTTCTCGGCGATCTGGCGCAGCGGCGCCTGCAGGGCGCGCCGCACGATGTCGATGCCGACCTGCTGGTCGTGGTTGCCGCCGCGCCGGCCCGCCAGCGCGCGGGTGGCATAAAGGAGCGCCGCGCCGCCACCTGCGACCACGCCTTCCTCGACCGCAGCCTTGGTCGCGTGCATGGCGTCCTCGACCCGGTCGCGACGCTCCTTGACCTCGGTCTCGGTGGCGCCGCCCACCTTGATGATCGCCACGCCGCCCGCGAGCTTGGCCAGCCGCTCCTGCAGCTTCTCGCGGTCGTAGTCCGACGTCGTCTCCTCGATCTGCGCCCTGATCTGCGCCACGCGCGCCTGGATGTCCTTCTTCTTGCCGGCGCCGTCGATGATGGTGGTGTTGTCCTTGTCGATCCGCACCCGCCGGGCGTTGCCCAGCATGTCGAGCGTCACGCTCTCGAGCTTGATGCCGAGCTCCTCGCTCACGAGCTGGCCCGCGGTGAGGACGGCGAGATCCTCGAGCATCGCCTTGCGGCGGTCGCCGAAGCCCGGCGCCTTGACCGCCGCCACCTTGAGGCCGCCGCGGAGCTTGTTCACCACCAGCGTCGCGAGCGCCTCGCCCTCGATCTCCTCGGCGACGATCAGCAGCGGCTTGCCCGACTGCGCCACCAGCTCGAGCAGCGGCAGCAGCGGCTGCAGGGCCGCCAGCTTCTTCTCGTGGATCAGCACGTACGCCCCCTCGAGCTCGCAGGTCATCTTCTCGACGTTGGTGATGAAATAGGGCGACAGGAAGCCGCGGTCGAACTGCATGCCCTCGACGATGTCGAGCTCGGTCTCCAGGCTCTTGGCATCCTCGACGGTGATCACGCCGTCGGAGCCGACCTTGTCCATCGCCTTGGCGATCATGTCGCCGATCGACTTGTCGCCGTTGGCCGACACGGTGCCCACCTGGGCGATCTCCTCGCGGGTCGAGACCTTGCGCGAGCGCTCCCTCAGCTCCTCGACCACCCAGTCCGCCGCGATGTCGATGCCGCGCTTGAGGTCCATCGGGTTCATGCCGGCGGCGACCGACTTGGCGCCCTCGCGCACGATCGCCTGGGCCAGCACGGTCGCCGTGGTGGTGCCGTCGCCGGCCGTGTCGGAAGTGCGGGTCGCGACCTCGCGCACGAGCTGGGCTCCCATGTTCTCGAACTTGTCGGAAAGCTCGATCTCCTTGGCCACCGTCACGCCATCCTTGGTGATGCGCGGCGAGCCGAACGATTTGTCGAGCAGGACGTTGCGGCCCTTGGGGCCGAGCGTCACCTTCACCGAGTCGGCCAGCAGGTCGACGCCGCGCAGCATGCGGTCGCGGGCGTCGGCACCGAAATGCAGATCCTTTGCAGTCATGTCTGTCTTCCTTCGATTGGAGGTCGGGCGGGAGGGGGCGGCATCGCGTGATTTGTCGCCGACGGCGGCGACGGGAGATCGGTACGGCCGGCCTATTTGCGGGACTTCTTGAACTCGCGGTTGCCGCGACGACGTCGAGCCATGGGCTCCTTTCCGCCGGCCTCCGGCGCGCGGGAAATCCGCGTGGCTCAGCCTAGGCTCTTTCCATGCAGGAGTCCGATTTGTCTTGCGGTGGCATTCGCCGGCGCCGGCGCTGGCGGCGAGGACGCACCACGCGCGAAGGGAGGCCGTTTGCCGGCTTGCCGGAACGTCCGGCCTGCTGCACGTTCCTTCGGAGGGACGTCAGGAGAATGGCTCGCCACTTCACCCGCGACTGGTTCTCGCACAATATCGAAAACTGGCGCTGCTGGCTGGCCGAGTTCAAGGACAGGCCCGGCGTCCGCGCCCTCGAGATCGGCAGCTTCGAGGGCCGCGCCACGGCGTGGCTGCTCGAGAACGTCTTGACCGACGGGACGAGCCGCATCGACTGCGTCGATCCCTTCCGGAACGACTATTACCGGCGCTTCCTGTCGAACGTCGAGCCTTGGCGCCGTCGCGTGACCATCCATCGCGCATCGAGCGACGCGGTTGTGCCGACCCTGAGCGGCGCGTTCGACTTCATCTACATCGACGGCGATCACCGGCCCTTTGCCATCCTGTCGGACGCGGTCCATTCGTGGCCGCGCCTGAAGGTGGGCGGCATCCTGATCTTCGACGACTACCTGTTCGTGCCGCACGAGATCGACCGGCAGCGGAACGTCGAATGGTCGGAGCAACGGGCGCGCCGGCAGATCGCCCGGCATCCGGCGCAATGCCCGAAGACCGCCATCGACGGCTTCCTGATGGCGATGAGGGGCCAGTACGAATTGCTGGGACAGGGATACCAGCTTGCCCTCCGCAAGCTCGCCGATCCGGGGGCGGACTTGTCCTCGTTGACGTTCGCGACAGTTCCCGAGGATCGACCATCGGCTCCAGGCCCTGGTCCGCGGCGCCGCGGTTCGCTAAAGCGCTAACGGTAGTCCTCTCGAACAATCGCTTCCTCCACCCCCGCATGAAACCACTTCAAGTTCTGTTCCAGCCGCCCGAGGACCAGCCGGTCGTTGGCACCGCTCTTTAGCCCGCGCTGGATCTGTTCGCAGGTGGCGAGGTCCTCGTCGTTGAAGACGCCGCTGTCCATCAGCTCGAAGGAGCGCGCCCAGTGCGTCTCGGCCTTCTCGTCGGCGGGCTTCTCGGGCGTCAGCATCGTGTGCACGAACAGCGTCTCGTCGGCCGCCGTCGGGAACAGGCCGAGATGGCTGATGTAGTCGGGGTGGTAGACGATCACCGAGTTGGGAAAGACGAGATGCACCATCGTGGCGTGGCGCTGCGGGCTCCAGCGCCCGGGCGGCAGGGTGCGGATCTCGTCCGTCGTCTCGCGCGCCACGAGGTAGCGCAGGTGCCGGCCCACCGGCTCGCCGGCCGACACCGAATCGCGGAAGAAGGGGCCGATCGTGCCGGCGTGCAGGCGCGTCACGTGATAGACCTCGAGGAAGGCGTCGACGATCAGCTTCCAGTTGGTGGCGCGCCGGACGGCGTGCTGGCGGTAGAAGCGGTGCCGACCCATGCCGATCGCGTCGAGGTCCCGGTCGAGGCCGCCGAGATGATCCGCGAGGTCGATCGGGCCGGCCTCGGGATCGAGCACGGCGAAGATCAATCCGTGGCGCACGGCCGAGGGCAGGGCGCGCAGGCCGAGCCGCGCCTTGTCGATTCCCGGAAAGGCTTCCGCCCGCGGAATGCCGGCGAGGCCGCCGTCGAGGCGATAGGTCCAGTTGTGGTAGGGGCAGGCGAGGCTCTGCCGCCGGCACACCGTCTCCTGCTCGGGCAGCACGCGCGCGCCGCGATGGCGGCAGACGTTGAGCAGCACATGCGCCGCGCCGTCACGCGCCCGCGCGATCAGCAGCGGCACGCCGCACACCTCGCGGGCGATGACGCTGCCCGGCGCGAGCTGGTCGATATGGCCGAGGCAGAGCGGCAGGCGGAGGAACAGCCGCTCGCGCTCGCGCGCGAAGTGGGCGGGGTCGCCGTAGATCGCGGGATCGAGGCTCGCCGTCCCACCCTCGGCCGCTGCGGGCGCCCCTCCGTCGAGCTCGGCCAGCAGGCGTTCGAACAGGGTGTGCCACGGCGCCTCGAGCGGTGCCTCGGCGGGAGCGGCGATGTCGGTCGTGCTGAGCATCGTCATGAGGATGACTCCACGGGGCGAAGGGTGGGCGTGCGGGCATAGGGATGTGCCGATACGGCCTGCAGGCAGAAGGCGACGATCGCGTCGACCAGCGCCTTGATGGTCGGCGCATCGCCTTTCTGCGGCTTGGCCTCGGGCGCGAGCGGGCCGATCAGCGCCTCGTTCAGCGCGCCCATCACGCAGGCCGCGGCGGCGCGTGCATTCTGCGGCGGGAACTCGCCGTTCCTGACGCCGTCCGCGATCAGGGTCTCGAACACGTCGGCGAAGGCGCGGCGATAGACCAGGCGGGCGGCGTCCACTTCGGGCTCGGCGGGCTCGGCGATCATGGCGTAGGCGAGCCGGCGCGCCCGCACCGCACGCAGCGCGAAAACGCGCAGCGCATCGGCGAGCCGCGCCGCCGCCGGACCGTCGCTCTTGGCCACCGCGGCCACGACCGCGACCTCGTGGCCGGCATTCAGCGCCAGCGCCTCGGCGAACAGCTCGCCCTTGGACGGGAAATGGCGATAGACCGTGCCGGTCGCGACCTCGGCGGCCTCGGCCACCATCGCCACCTGCGCGCCGCGGAAGCCGACCTCGGCCACCACCGCGCGCACCGCCTGCAGGATGCGGTCCCGCTTGTCCTGCAGTTGCTCCTGCACCCGCTCGGTCCGGCGATAGGCCATGCTCTGAACCTCGGTTCAGTTCTTGGCCAAAGAAATGAACCTCGGTTCAAATTATGTCAAGCAACGTGTGCGACAGGAAAGGGACGCCCGCCGTCCCGCTTACTCCACCTTCGCGCCCGACGCCTTGATGACGGGCGCCAGCCGCTTCTCGTCGGCGGCGCGATAGGCGGCGGTGTCGGCCGGACTCAGCCAGAAGGGGACGGCGCCCTGCTTTTCATACGCCACCTTCACGGCGTCGCTTTCCAGCGCCTTCTTGGCGAGCGCCGCGCACTTCTCGACCATCGCCGGCGGTAGGCCGGCCGGCCCGCAGATGCCGCCCCAGGAGGTGATCTCGAAGCCGGGCAGGAACTCCGCCATGGTCGGCACGTCCGGCACGGCGGGATGGCGCTTGAGCGACGTCACGGCGAGCCCGTTCACCTTGCCGCCGCGCATCAGGTTCAGCGGGCCGGGGATGTTGTCGAACATCATGTCGACCTGGCCCGCCAGCAGGTCCTGCCAGGCCGGTGCGCTGCCGCGATAGGGCACGTGCAGCAGGTTCACCTCGGCGAGCTGCTTGAAGAGCTCTCCGGTGATGTGCGGCGTGGTGCCGGCGCCGGACGAGGCGAAGGAGTACTTGCCCGGGCTCGCCTTCACCAGCTTGATCAGGTCGGGCACGGTCTTGGCCGGCAGGTCGAGCCGCGTCATCAGCATGTTGCAGACCGACCAGAGCATGGCGACGGCGGTGAAATCCTTCTCCACGTCGAAGCTCAGCTTGGCGTAGAGCGTGGGCGCGATCGACTGCGAGGCGATGGTGTAGAGCCCGATCGTGTAGCCGTCGGGCGCGGACTTGGCGATGGCGTCGGTGCCGATATTGCCGCCGGAGCCGGCCTTGTTCTCGACGATGAACTGCTGGCCGGTGAGCTCGGCGAGCTCGTTGCAGACGATGCGGGACAGCGTGTCGGTCGGACCGCCGGCCGGAAAGACGTTGATGTAGCGCACCGGCTTGCTCGGCCAGTCGTCGGCGGCGCGCGCGATCCCCGACGCGATCATGGGGGCGACCAGAGCGCCACCGGACAGGACGAGCGCCCGACGGCGCGGCAACACGAATCTGCTCACTGAACGATCCTCCCGAACTTTTCTGTTCTTCGTGGACGGTAGCAGATTTCGGCCGGAGTGAATCACGGCTGATGCAGGAATGCCCGCACGGCGGTAACGGCCTCGGCGAGTCCGAGGCGCTCGACCGGCACGCCCGGCGGGAAGGCGCCGAGCAGGCGGGACGGCAGGCGCGAATCGAGCATCACGAACACGCCGCGATCGTCGGCCCGCCGGATCAGCCGGCCGTAGGCCTGCTTGAGGCGCAGCCGCGCCAGCATGTCGTCGTAGGCGTTGGCACCCGCGCCGGCGGCCTTCCACGCCGCCTTGCGGGCGCGGTGCAGGATGTCGGGGCGCGGCCAGGGCACGCGGTCGAACACGATCAGCCTGAGCGAGCGGCCCGGCACGTCGACGCCGTCGCGCACCGCGTCGGTGCCGAGCAGGCACGATTGCTCCTCGGCCCGGAAGATATCGACCAGGGTCGCCGCATCCATGCCGCCGACATGCTGGGCGTAAAGCGGCAGGCCCGCCTCCTCCAGCGCAGCGGCGATGCGCTGGTGGGTGGCGCGCAACCGGCCGATGGCGGTGAACAGGCCGAGCGCGCCGCCGCCCGCCGCCAGGAACAGCTCGCGATAGGCCGCCGCCACCTGCTCGGCATCATCGCGCCTCACGTCCCGCACGATCAGCACACGCGTCGAGCGCGCATAGTCGAAGGGCGAGGCCATCGCCGCGCGCATGGCGGGTGCCAGCAGATGCCGCGTGCCCGTGCGTGCCTCGGCCGCGAACCAGTCGGCAGGCGCTTCGCTGGACCGCGGGCTTCCAGCCCGCTCGTGAGCGTGCTGGAAGCCCGCGGTCCGTTCGACGTCGTCGTTGGCCGGGGCCGGCAGGCCCAGCGAATCGCGCAGCGTCGCCGAGGTGATGACGGCGCCGTGCGCCGGCTTGATCACCGCGTTCACGAACGGCTCGGTGGGGTCGAGGTAGTGGCGGTACATGCCGACATCGATCTCGCGGTTCTGGCTGCGCTCGATCGCGAACCAGTCGACGAAAGCCGGATCGGTGTCCCCGTGCAGGCCGCGCAGCATGGCGCGCCAGGCCTCAAGCGTGAGCTCGCAGCGGTTGGCGAGCGAGCGGGCCACGCCTTCGATGCGCCCGCGCTGGCCGGAGTCGAGCTTGTCGGCCTCGGCCTCGAGCTTCGCCCGCAGCGTGGCCCGCAGCCGGCGCACCGGGACCAGCATCTGCTCGAAAAGGCTGGCCACCGCATCGGCCGCCTCGATCAGGCCGGGATTGAGCGGACGGATGTCGCATTCCAGGCCGAAGCCCTGGTCGTCGCCGGCGGCGCGCGCGCGCACCTGCTGGCGTACCAGCGCCAGGAACTCCTCCGCCGGTCCCAGCACCGTGCCGTCAGCGAGGCGCGTCTGCCAGTTGGGGGCGGGCAGGCGGCGCGCCAGGTCGAGCAGGCGTCGCAGCGCGTTCTGCGCCTCCTGGTCCTCGCCCAGCAGATCCTGCACGCGGCGCTCGAGGCCGCGCGCGCGGCTGCCACGGCGGCCCTCGGCGCCCAGGATCCAGCGCCTGAGATCCGAGCCCTCGACGCCGCTGAGATGCGCCCCGAACGCGCCGTCGGCGGCGTCGAACAGGTGATGGCCCTCGTCGAACACGTAGCGCAGCGGGCGCGTGGCGTCGTCGAGCCCGCCCATAACCGCCTGCACCATGACGAGCGCGTGGTTGGCGATCACGATGTCGGCCTGCCGGGCGCGGCGGATGGTGCGTTCGACGAAGCACTTCCGGTAGTGCTCGCACGCCGAGTAGATGCATTCGCCGCGCCGGTCGGCGAGGCGCCCGACGCGGTTGCGGCCGACCAGGTCGATCAGCCAGGCCGGCAGGTCGCCGCCGATCATGTCGCCGTCGCGCGAGGCCAGCGCCCAGCGCGCCAGCAGCCCGAGGCCCACTGCGTTCTCGGGCACCAGCCCGGTGCGCAGCACGGCTTCCTGGAAGTTCAGCAGGCAAAGATAGTTCTCGCGTCCCTTGCGGATCACCACGCGGCGGCGCTTTTCGGCCGAATCGCGATGCAGCCGGTCGAGCTCGCCGTCGATCTGGCGCTGCAGGTTGCGGGTGTAGGTCGCGATCCAGACCGGCGCGCCGTTCTTCTCGGCCCATAGCGAGGCGGGCGCGACATAGCCCAGCGTCTTGCCGACCCCGGTGCCCGCCTCGACCAGCACCACCTTGGGCTTCTCCTCCTCCTCGCGCGGCGCGAAGGCCTCGGAGGCGGCGGAAGCATAGTCGCTCTGCGTCGGCCGCGCTTCGGCCATGTTGGGGCCGGCCGCGACGAGCTGCGCCAGCCGCAGGCGGGCCTCGCGCGGCTCGACCGGCAGCGACCCTGGCGGCGTCGCCGGCGGCGGCTCTTCCCAGGCGGGCAGGCTCTTCCAGACATCGAGGCCGGCGCCGAGCCGCGGCTTCTTCGCCGCATCGGCGTCGAGGCCGAGCGCCGCGAGCACCTCCTTGCCCCACGGCCAGTTGCCGCGCGCCATGACGAGCGCCGTATCCTTGAGATCCGCCGAGGCGAGAGCCGCCATGTCCTCGAGCTCGAAGAGCAGGGCGCGCGCCGCGTCGGGCAGCCGCGCCAGCGCGTCCTCCAGTGTTGCGGGAAGCGGCAGATCGAGCGCCTCGCACAGGCCGCGCACGGTCGGCAGGCAAAAGCGCGCCGGCCGCACGAAGGCGTAAAGCTCCAGCAGGTCGCGCACGGCGAGGGCATCGCTCCCCAGGCGCGCCGCCGTCGCCGGCCCGTGGCAGACCAGAGGGAAGGCCCCGGCCGCGCGCGACACCGCTTCCGCGACGGCGATCCGCTCGATCTCGCCGTCGGCCGACAGCCACAACGCGCCGCGCGCGGTGGCGACAAGAGCCGGCCAGGAAGGCGGGAGGGACATCGCGTGGTGAATAGCACACCGCTTTTGCCCGATGCAGCGAACGTCGGTTGCAACTACACTCACGCGCCATGAAGCCGCCGACCGCGTTCGCCAGATCGACCGCCATCTTCCATCAATCGGGGGCGCTGCAGCCCGGCTACGGCAAGGTCACCGGCGTGATCGCCTTTGCCCTGTCGGGCATGGCGGTGCTGGCCGTGCTCGCCTTCCACTTTCCCGAATATCTGACGACGCCCGACCTCCGGAAAAAATACGACGTCGAGGTGCTGCGCGAGATCATGCTGGTGGGCATGGCGGTCGCCGGCGGCCTCGCCGTCGCCAACCTGA is a genomic window containing:
- a CDS encoding response regulator produces the protein MGPSRTVASCGPSLTGHHRPIDLVLVDDDDDFREAASGELEDLGFTVRSFADGADMLAAFARGMRADVIVLDWYMPAMMGIDVLAHARRAGNWLPVVFLTGHSTAGLKEMALKGGAIDFMDKTGGIPSLAERLHALLETSKVSS
- the groL gene encoding chaperonin GroEL (60 kDa chaperone family; promotes refolding of misfolded polypeptides especially under stressful conditions; forms two stacked rings of heptamers to form a barrel-shaped 14mer; ends can be capped by GroES; misfolded proteins enter the barrel where they are refolded when GroES binds); translation: MTAKDLHFGADARDRMLRGVDLLADSVKVTLGPKGRNVLLDKSFGSPRITKDGVTVAKEIELSDKFENMGAQLVREVATRTSDTAGDGTTTATVLAQAIVREGAKSVAAGMNPMDLKRGIDIAADWVVEELRERSRKVSTREEIAQVGTVSANGDKSIGDMIAKAMDKVGSDGVITVEDAKSLETELDIVEGMQFDRGFLSPYFITNVEKMTCELEGAYVLIHEKKLAALQPLLPLLELVAQSGKPLLIVAEEIEGEALATLVVNKLRGGLKVAAVKAPGFGDRRKAMLEDLAVLTAGQLVSEELGIKLESVTLDMLGNARRVRIDKDNTTIIDGAGKKKDIQARVAQIRAQIEETTSDYDREKLQERLAKLAGGVAIIKVGGATETEVKERRDRVEDAMHATKAAVEEGVVAGGGAALLYATRALAGRRGGNHDQQVGIDIVRRALQAPLRQIAENAGFDGAVVAGRLLDQKDVHLGFNAQKDEYVDMIKAGIIDPTKVVRTALEGAASVAGLLITTEAMIGERPEPTPPAPSAGMGGMGGMGF
- a CDS encoding class I SAM-dependent methyltransferase — its product is MARHFTRDWFSHNIENWRCWLAEFKDRPGVRALEIGSFEGRATAWLLENVLTDGTSRIDCVDPFRNDYYRRFLSNVEPWRRRVTIHRASSDAVVPTLSGAFDFIYIDGDHRPFAILSDAVHSWPRLKVGGILIFDDYLFVPHEIDRQRNVEWSEQRARRQIARHPAQCPKTAIDGFLMAMRGQYELLGQGYQLALRKLADPGADLSSLTFATVPEDRPSAPGPGPRRRGSLKR
- a CDS encoding SRPBCC family protein, with translation MTMLSTTDIAAPAEAPLEAPWHTLFERLLAELDGGAPAAAEGGTASLDPAIYGDPAHFARERERLFLRLPLCLGHIDQLAPGSVIAREVCGVPLLIARARDGAAHVLLNVCRHRGARVLPEQETVCRRQSLACPYHNWTYRLDGGLAGIPRAEAFPGIDKARLGLRALPSAVRHGLIFAVLDPEAGPIDLADHLGGLDRDLDAIGMGRHRFYRQHAVRRATNWKLIVDAFLEVYHVTRLHAGTIGPFFRDSVSAGEPVGRHLRYLVARETTDEIRTLPPGRWSPQRHATMVHLVFPNSVIVYHPDYISHLGLFPTAADETLFVHTMLTPEKPADEKAETHWARSFELMDSGVFNDEDLATCEQIQRGLKSGANDRLVLGRLEQNLKWFHAGVEEAIVREDYR
- a CDS encoding TetR/AcrR family transcriptional regulator, which produces MAYRRTERVQEQLQDKRDRILQAVRAVVAEVGFRGAQVAMVAEAAEVATGTVYRHFPSKGELFAEALALNAGHEVAVVAAVAKSDGPAAARLADALRVFALRAVRARRLAYAMIAEPAEPEVDAARLVYRRAFADVFETLIADGVRNGEFPPQNARAAAACVMGALNEALIGPLAPEAKPQKGDAPTIKALVDAIVAFCLQAVSAHPYARTPTLRPVESSS
- a CDS encoding tripartite tricarboxylate transporter substrate binding protein, whose product is MSRFVLPRRRALVLSGGALVAPMIASGIARAADDWPSKPVRYINVFPAGGPTDTLSRIVCNELAELTGQQFIVENKAGSGGNIGTDAIAKSAPDGYTIGLYTIASQSIAPTLYAKLSFDVEKDFTAVAMLWSVCNMLMTRLDLPAKTVPDLIKLVKASPGKYSFASSGAGTTPHITGELFKQLAEVNLLHVPYRGSAPAWQDLLAGQVDMMFDNIPGPLNLMRGGKVNGLAVTSLKRHPAVPDVPTMAEFLPGFEITSWGGICGPAGLPPAMVEKCAALAKKALESDAVKVAYEKQGAVPFWLSPADTAAYRAADEKRLAPVIKASGAKVE
- a CDS encoding ATP-dependent DNA helicase encodes the protein MSLPPSWPALVATARGALWLSADGEIERIAVAEAVSRAAGAFPLVCHGPATAARLGSDALAVRDLLELYAFVRPARFCLPTVRGLCEALDLPLPATLEDALARLPDAARALLFELEDMAALASADLKDTALVMARGNWPWGKEVLAALGLDADAAKKPRLGAGLDVWKSLPAWEEPPPATPPGSLPVEPREARLRLAQLVAAGPNMAEARPTQSDYASAASEAFAPREEEEKPKVVLVEAGTGVGKTLGYVAPASLWAEKNGAPVWIATYTRNLQRQIDGELDRLHRDSAEKRRRVVIRKGRENYLCLLNFQEAVLRTGLVPENAVGLGLLARWALASRDGDMIGGDLPAWLIDLVGRNRVGRLADRRGECIYSACEHYRKCFVERTIRRARQADIVIANHALVMVQAVMGGLDDATRPLRYVFDEGHHLFDAADGAFGAHLSGVEGSDLRRWILGAEGRRGSRARGLERRVQDLLGEDQEAQNALRRLLDLARRLPAPNWQTRLADGTVLGPAEEFLALVRQQVRARAAGDDQGFGLECDIRPLNPGLIEAADAVASLFEQMLVPVRRLRATLRAKLEAEADKLDSGQRGRIEGVARSLANRCELTLEAWRAMLRGLHGDTDPAFVDWFAIERSQNREIDVGMYRHYLDPTEPFVNAVIKPAHGAVITSATLRDSLGLPAPANDDVERTAGFQHAHERAGSPRSSEAPADWFAAEARTGTRHLLAPAMRAAMASPFDYARSTRVLIVRDVRRDDAEQVAAAYRELFLAAGGGALGLFTAIGRLRATHQRIAAALEEAGLPLYAQHVGGMDAATLVDIFRAEEQSCLLGTDAVRDGVDVPGRSLRLIVFDRVPWPRPDILHRARKAAWKAAGAGANAYDDMLARLRLKQAYGRLIRRADDRGVFVMLDSRLPSRLLGAFPPGVPVERLGLAEAVTAVRAFLHQP